The Euphorbia lathyris chromosome 8, ddEupLath1.1, whole genome shotgun sequence genome has a window encoding:
- the LOC136202287 gene encoding aspartyl protease family protein At5g10770-like encodes MSTNLLSFLISTSLLLLLSSVFSFKNGVFAFEERKIAETHHLHLLQLSSLLPSDSCKSSSSSSQGLDEKTFLKVIHKHGPCSNLNQQSKPKSPTHTQILAQDQSRVKSIHSKLSKNSGEELATDATTIPAKDGSTVGSGNYIVNVGIGTPKKDLSLIFDTGSDLTWTQCQPCAKSCYQQKEPIFDPSTSNTYTNITCGTALCGSLASATGNTFNCASSTCVYGIQYGDSSFSIGFFGKEKLTLTPTDTFDSFYFGCGQNNQGLFGGAAGLLGLGRDKLSLVSQTAQKYKKIFSYCLPSSSSSTGFLTFGGSPSKSAKFTPLSTLSIGSSFYGLDFTAISVGGQKLAISPSVFSNAGTIIDSGTVITRLPPAAYSALSSAFKKLMSKYPSAPALSILDTCYDFSKYSTISVPKIGLFFNGGVQMDIDATGIFYVNDPTQVCLAFAANGDASDVAIIGNTQQKTLEVVYDGAANRVGFASGGCS; translated from the exons ATGTCTACTAATCTCCTCTCTTTCCTAATTTCAACATCTTTACTCCTCCTTCTAAGCTCTGTTTTCTCATTCAAAAATGGTGTTTTTgcctttgaagaaagaaaaattgcagaaactcatcatcttcatcttcttcaactcagttctcttcttccttctgatTCTTGCAAGTCTTCTTCCAGTTCTTCCCAAG GATTAGATGAAAAGACGTTCTTGAAGGTAATCCACAAGCACGGACcatgttcaaatctaaatcaACAATCCAAACCAAAATCTCCAACTCACACTCAAATTCTTGCTCAAGATCAATCAAGAGTAAAGTCTATTCATTCAAAGCTATCTAAGAACTCCGGTGAGGAATTGGCGACGGATGCAACTACTATTCCGGCGAAGGATGGAAGCACCGTCGGCTCTGGCAACTATATAGTCAACGTCGGAATCGGGACACCCAAGAAAGACCTTTCTCTCATATTTGATACCGGAAGTGATCTTACTTGGACTCAATGTCAACCTTGTGCTAAGTCTTGTTATCAACAAAAGGAACCAATTTTCGATCCTTCGACTTCAAATACTTATACTAATATCACTTGTGGCACTGCTCTTTGCGGTTCACTTGCTTCCGCAACAG GCAACACATTCAACTGTGCTTCTTCCACATGCGTCTACGGCATCCAATACGGCGACTCTTCTTTCTCCATCGGATTCTTCGGCAaagaaaagctcactttaacTCCGACCGACACTTTCGACAGTTTCTACTTCGGCTGCGGCCAGAACAACCAAGGTCTCTTCGGCGGCGCCGCTGGTCTTCTCGGCCTTGGCCGAGATAAACTCTCTCTAGTCTCACAAACCGcccaaaaatacaaaaaaatctTCTCCTATTGTCTCCCTTCCTCCTCCAGCTCCACCGGATTCCTCACCTTCGGCGGATCTCCGTCCAAATCTGCCAAATTCACTCCTCTTTCCACCTTGTCAATCGGATCCTCATTCTACGGCCTCGATTTCACCGCAATCAGCGTCGGCGGCCAGAAATTAGCGATTTCTCCATCAGTATTTTCAAACGCAGGTACTATAATCGACTCCGGCACTGTAATTACACGGCTGCCGCCAGCAGCGTACTCTGCTTTAAGCTCTGCGTTTAAGAAATTGATGTCGAAGTATCCATCGGCGCCTGCGCTGTCGATTTTGGATACTTGCTACGATTTTAGTAAATACAGTACGATCTCTGTGCCGAAGATCGGCTTGTTTTTTAACGGCGGAGTTCAGATGGATATCGATGCGACGGGGATTTTTTATGTGAATGATCCGACGCAGGTGTGCTTAGCCTTCGCCGCAAACGGTGACGCATCTGATGTGGCTATTATTGGAAATACGCAGCAGAAGACTTTGGAGGTGGTGTACGACGGCGCCGCTAATAGAGTAGGGTTTGCTAGCGGCGGTTGCAGCTGA